One window of Paenibacillus sp. FSL K6-3182 genomic DNA carries:
- a CDS encoding S-layer homology domain-containing protein, with translation MLKRKKWLSLALCFSLLASFLTSLAPVNAASEGLEEALAVTDDFTEQELKDNDYILYFVNAGDSTPKTVEGNDKLGLYSSVTEQVYGIDPLTSKSWGLVTTTSGTNVWDATTKSGSLRYYNGTQVRDKALAYDFELPTGEYDVTFGFNNPWSGRSVNLLLEGNNVSGGDFAIGGEGAEKSVTYRKISVTDGMLNVRIQGPATAALSNYNDPLVNYLIIRQNRTVPLSDLDDKIAAARAEAANTKYTPFSLAVLNEVIQESDSILQSLVGSGADITDLAIQEQIISAIAALSKAISELAVKETYNSFKPGAVWRDTNGALIQAHGAGMMFDENTQTYYWYGEDKTYGYLPARGVRVYASKDLYNWEDHGLALTAIGSMDDFENDPLISELYAGRTDQADILNDIGTDRIIERPKVIYNDHTKKYVMWMHTDGPSATSTANYAKAEAGYALSDSPLGPFVYQESHRMDQAPKGATDNGQPNQPGMARDMTLFKDDDGTGYLIYSSEENLTMYISKLNDSYTDVVGWHKDGNEERDTEYKGVHGEDYVRVFPLAQREAPALFKYQGKYYMISSGATGWAPNVGKYTVADSMMGPWKTMRDVAPGSSTTYGSQSTQVITVDAAAGKFIYMGDRWNQNDLANSRYIWLPIEFGQNDEIALQWHDEWSLDLLDSMGKVTLNTPLPASTTIGKAPALPTTVQVTLSDGTVKDTPMSWSINEASFKIPGTVRVSGKLTELSNKIIEHQMYVIPEGSAYFVHAGGAETSDYKDITQLIGEEHLLNGNVIDQKYDPANNQTWGYIGDNTLTSGTNSGNIFDGLRYLKSNAGNDLSYRFDIDNGSYDVYVGLYDPWSQYSNGKRIADILLNGTVKTSGYVFSSAKDVLSYGNVAVDNGKLELTVHRAANAGATSSDPQISWIMITDSKGDVVETPAELIVHYDMSKLEGTSVIDQTGKYNGTWINPANAEWIKTDAAGAISFAGGNTSSYIEMPQGILDGLTDVTVSALVNWKGKNSAEWLFALGQGDTHYLYVTPKYNADSTARFGIATNGWRNEVATKAPLLQSDDWKLVTAVMSGTENKLSLYVDGQLVSSGNAGGFTLDQINNKNGISGLIGKSFYAGDAYFGGMIADFQIYNGALPASEVSELHVAANEKLASMEVLLLQHAADQLDDLSFLGENSSKDAVLTDLELPMTGLHGATITWQSDNESIISNSGTVARPVFENGDEIVTLTAVLSDGKSTVSRTFTFTVLKQPDTAVHVTGVTVNKDAVTLKEEEQLQLNAEVAPLNADNKAVLWSSDAAAIASVDTNGIVTALKEGTATLTVVTVDGGFTAKVVVTVEKKKDTGVEPSPTPDPTPSPSPDPTPSPSPDPTPSPTPNPGTNPTPSPVPTPSPDPEPHFKDTAGHWAAASINKLLDKNILGGFPDGSFKPNQEMSRAEFSAVIYRLLGLNAESSEPGFGDITPTAWYSKYVNGLHAAGIITGFDDGSFKPNQEMTREEAFVILYRAVKDQMIVASGAAKPSFADEPSVSSWAKEAIAALTEAGIIKGYEDGSIRPKEKITRAEIASIVANFVK, from the coding sequence TTGTTGAAAAGAAAGAAATGGCTGTCTTTGGCGCTATGCTTCTCTCTATTAGCAAGTTTTCTAACCTCGCTTGCCCCTGTAAACGCAGCAAGTGAAGGGCTAGAGGAAGCTTTAGCTGTCACCGACGATTTTACAGAGCAGGAGCTGAAGGATAACGATTATATTTTATATTTCGTTAATGCAGGTGATTCAACCCCGAAGACGGTTGAAGGGAACGACAAGCTGGGCTTGTATAGCTCGGTTACGGAGCAGGTATATGGAATTGATCCCCTAACGTCTAAATCATGGGGCTTGGTGACGACAACGAGCGGCACAAACGTCTGGGATGCAACGACCAAATCCGGATCGTTAAGATATTATAACGGTACGCAGGTTAGAGATAAGGCACTGGCTTATGACTTTGAGCTGCCAACAGGCGAATATGACGTGACCTTTGGCTTTAATAATCCGTGGAGCGGAAGAAGCGTGAACTTGCTGCTGGAAGGGAATAACGTTTCTGGCGGTGATTTTGCAATTGGCGGTGAAGGGGCTGAAAAATCGGTTACTTATCGCAAAATCAGCGTTACCGATGGGATGTTAAACGTAAGGATACAAGGGCCGGCAACAGCTGCGCTCTCAAACTATAACGATCCACTCGTTAATTATCTCATCATTAGACAGAACAGAACGGTTCCACTTTCTGATTTAGATGACAAGATTGCAGCAGCAAGAGCTGAAGCAGCAAACACGAAATATACGCCATTCAGTCTCGCAGTACTGAACGAGGTCATTCAAGAGAGTGATTCCATTCTGCAATCGCTAGTAGGCAGCGGTGCGGATATTACGGATCTCGCAATTCAGGAGCAGATTATTTCGGCTATCGCAGCATTATCAAAGGCGATATCAGAGCTGGCAGTTAAAGAGACATACAATTCTTTTAAACCGGGTGCGGTTTGGAGAGATACGAACGGGGCGCTCATTCAAGCGCACGGCGCTGGCATGATGTTTGATGAGAATACACAAACCTATTACTGGTACGGCGAGGATAAAACCTATGGTTATTTGCCTGCCAGAGGGGTAAGGGTTTACGCGTCTAAGGATTTGTACAACTGGGAGGATCATGGACTCGCCCTGACAGCGATCGGTTCCATGGATGACTTTGAGAATGATCCGCTTATTTCAGAGCTATATGCTGGTCGGACAGATCAAGCCGATATTTTGAACGACATCGGTACGGACCGCATCATTGAACGTCCTAAAGTGATTTATAACGATCATACAAAAAAATATGTAATGTGGATGCACACGGATGGCCCAAGTGCGACATCGACAGCCAACTATGCAAAAGCAGAAGCGGGCTATGCGCTTAGTGACTCTCCGCTCGGACCTTTTGTCTATCAGGAGAGCCACCGCATGGACCAAGCGCCTAAGGGAGCAACTGATAACGGCCAGCCAAACCAGCCAGGCATGGCTCGGGATATGACGTTATTTAAGGATGACGACGGCACCGGTTATTTGATTTATTCGAGTGAAGAAAATTTAACAATGTACATCTCCAAGCTCAATGATTCGTATACAGATGTTGTTGGTTGGCATAAAGACGGCAACGAAGAGCGAGATACGGAGTACAAGGGAGTGCATGGCGAGGACTATGTGCGCGTATTCCCGCTAGCTCAGCGCGAGGCACCAGCACTATTTAAGTACCAAGGGAAATATTACATGATTTCATCCGGTGCGACGGGCTGGGCTCCGAACGTGGGCAAATATACGGTTGCCGACAGCATGATGGGACCGTGGAAAACGATGCGCGATGTTGCGCCCGGAAGCTCAACGACCTATGGCTCGCAGAGCACTCAAGTGATTACAGTAGACGCGGCTGCGGGGAAATTCATCTATATGGGTGACCGCTGGAATCAAAACGATCTTGCGAATTCCCGCTATATTTGGCTGCCGATTGAATTTGGTCAAAATGATGAAATTGCCCTTCAATGGCATGATGAGTGGTCGCTTGATTTGCTCGACAGCATGGGGAAGGTGACATTAAATACTCCGCTTCCTGCAAGTACAACAATTGGCAAAGCGCCAGCACTTCCGACTACTGTACAAGTGACCTTATCGGATGGAACGGTGAAGGATACGCCGATGAGCTGGAGCATAAATGAAGCGTCATTCAAAATTCCGGGGACGGTGCGCGTCAGCGGCAAGCTGACTGAGCTCTCCAATAAAATAATCGAACATCAGATGTATGTCATTCCAGAGGGCAGCGCTTATTTTGTTCATGCAGGCGGTGCGGAAACGTCAGATTATAAAGATATTACTCAATTGATTGGCGAAGAGCATTTGCTAAACGGAAACGTTATCGATCAGAAATACGATCCGGCGAACAATCAAACTTGGGGTTATATCGGAGACAATACGCTGACATCCGGTACGAACAGCGGCAATATTTTTGATGGATTGCGGTATTTGAAAAGCAATGCCGGCAATGATCTCTCGTACCGTTTCGACATCGATAATGGAAGCTACGATGTTTATGTAGGCTTGTACGACCCGTGGTCCCAGTATTCAAACGGCAAACGGATTGCTGATATTTTGCTGAACGGAACGGTGAAAACAAGCGGGTATGTTTTCTCCTCAGCAAAAGATGTGCTTAGCTATGGCAATGTAGCCGTTGATAACGGAAAGCTGGAGCTGACGGTGCATCGAGCGGCGAATGCAGGTGCCACCAGTTCCGATCCGCAAATTAGCTGGATTATGATAACGGATAGCAAAGGCGATGTTGTTGAGACTCCTGCAGAGCTGATTGTCCATTATGACATGAGCAAGCTGGAAGGTACTTCGGTCATTGACCAGACTGGCAAATACAATGGCACATGGATTAACCCTGCCAACGCGGAGTGGATTAAGACAGATGCAGCCGGAGCCATCAGCTTTGCAGGCGGCAATACAAGCTCTTATATTGAAATGCCGCAGGGTATTTTGGATGGGCTGACGGATGTCACGGTATCTGCCCTTGTCAATTGGAAAGGCAAGAACAGTGCAGAATGGCTGTTTGCGCTTGGACAAGGCGATACACATTATTTGTATGTGACGCCAAAATATAATGCAGACAGCACGGCGCGATTCGGTATTGCAACGAATGGCTGGCGCAATGAAGTGGCGACGAAAGCGCCGCTGCTCCAATCAGATGATTGGAAGCTCGTTACGGCAGTAATGTCGGGTACAGAAAACAAGCTGTCGCTGTATGTAGACGGCCAGCTAGTCTCATCTGGTAATGCTGGCGGCTTTACTCTCGATCAAATTAACAATAAAAACGGCATCAGCGGTCTTATTGGAAAATCCTTTTATGCGGGAGATGCTTATTTTGGCGGTATGATCGCAGACTTCCAAATCTATAATGGCGCACTTCCTGCCTCTGAAGTGAGCGAGCTTCATGTGGCGGCAAATGAGAAGCTGGCAAGCATGGAGGTGCTGCTGCTACAACATGCTGCCGATCAATTAGATGACCTGAGCTTCCTTGGGGAGAATAGCAGCAAGGATGCAGTGCTGACGGATCTTGAGCTGCCAATGACTGGATTGCATGGAGCAACCATTACATGGCAATCAGATAATGAGTCAATCATTAGTAATAGCGGTACTGTTGCACGGCCTGTTTTTGAAAATGGAGATGAAATTGTAACACTGACCGCTGTTCTATCAGATGGAAAATCGACTGTATCAAGAACGTTCACGTTCACTGTGTTGAAGCAGCCGGATACGGCTGTTCATGTAACAGGAGTTACGGTGAACAAGGATGCGGTTACGCTGAAGGAAGAAGAGCAGCTGCAACTGAATGCAGAAGTTGCACCGCTGAATGCGGATAATAAAGCCGTGTTATGGTCCAGCGATGCAGCAGCCATTGCATCAGTCGATACAAACGGCATTGTTACAGCTCTAAAAGAAGGAACAGCTACCCTTACGGTTGTGACGGTAGACGGCGGATTTACAGCTAAGGTTGTCGTAACGGTGGAGAAAAAGAAGGACACTGGCGTAGAGCCTAGCCCAACTCCAGATCCAACACCGAGCCCTAGCCCGGACCCTACACCAAGTCCGAGTCCAGATCCAACGCCTAGTCCGACGCCAAACCCTGGAACGAACCCAACACCAAGTCCGGTTCCAACACCGAGCCCAGACCCTGAGCCGCATTTCAAGGATACAGCAGGGCACTGGGCAGCGGCATCGATTAACAAGCTGTTGGACAAAAACATTTTGGGCGG
- a CDS encoding PadR family transcriptional regulator — MEKLLRNYLPMSETAFYILLSLIETRHGYGIMQHVDELTNNRIHLGAGTLYGSLSRMEKDSLIEVVLEEDRRKFYRITDDGKTLLKLEMNRIGELYHNSLKVEGKLHE; from the coding sequence ATGGAGAAATTACTTCGCAATTATTTGCCAATGTCGGAAACGGCTTTTTATATTTTGCTGTCGCTTATAGAGACTCGTCATGGTTACGGGATCATGCAGCATGTAGATGAACTAACGAACAATAGAATTCATTTAGGGGCCGGGACTTTGTACGGAAGCCTGTCGCGCATGGAAAAAGACAGCTTGATTGAAGTTGTGCTTGAAGAGGATAGGCGTAAATTTTATCGCATCACGGATGACGGTAAAACCTTGCTCAAACTAGAAATGAACCGGATCGGAGAGCTGTATCATAATAGTTTAAAAGTGGAGGGGAAACTTCATGAATAA
- a CDS encoding DUF2812 domain-containing protein, whose translation MNNEKRVTKWWVSWDSEKIERWLEQEEAEGWHLRKVSGNVVRFHFQKGETRKLRYCLDYQMNKDPNYVQLFKEAGWELVYSGAGWFIWRMPYSEVRPEIYSDLDSLIDRNKRILSLLSVVLFAQFPIILINIFPLQMFNPWSLIILGLYMIVVGLFVYGIIRIVSNNRMLIKRRDLHK comes from the coding sequence ATGAATAACGAGAAACGGGTGACGAAATGGTGGGTAAGCTGGGATTCGGAAAAAATAGAGAGATGGCTTGAGCAAGAGGAGGCTGAAGGATGGCATCTGAGGAAAGTAAGCGGCAATGTCGTTCGTTTCCATTTCCAGAAGGGTGAGACTAGAAAGCTACGATATTGCCTCGACTATCAGATGAACAAAGACCCAAACTATGTGCAGCTGTTTAAAGAAGCAGGCTGGGAGCTCGTATATTCCGGCGCAGGCTGGTTTATTTGGCGAATGCCCTACAGTGAGGTGCGGCCTGAAATCTACTCCGATCTGGACTCTCTAATTGATCGCAACAAAAGAATTTTGTCTCTGCTTTCAGTCGTATTATTCGCACAGTTTCCCATTATACTGATTAACATTTTTCCGTTACAAATGTTCAACCCATGGTCATTAATCATTTTAGGTTTGTATATGATCGTTGTTGGGTTGTTTGTTTATGGTATTATTCGTATCGTTTCCAATAATCGAATGCTTATCAAGAGACGAGATTTGCATAAATAG
- a CDS encoding DUF3895 domain-containing protein: MKYEMSLEQRDNIMGTLTEEQRHFLHHELVRGRRTLFARQLARKKCQFIPEDAEFEDIESFIEEWDYIGFTDSGEVSPHTKCECGRSLRYQHQVLHLPTNTIRYFGIEHLQLHTGIDAKAISDIMKGFDILDGEMNEMLCKYRDGWQLDQHLFLPLPSELEVPADIQAHIDANLPLLERQLSRIRRRLHELDLASRKKRIAAALTFYDQSSSEDEEQQIPETPNLHSDYRSDKDIMENSNQPVDPPNHSQGSFDFGDNEVTQGVLSFDNSDDGQGAFVFDEIENSQGAFVFDEIEESQGAFVFDEPPVNQDAFAFEEAGKKLGAAAMRESELSSSNAKTSSPFYLSQPAQRVVDDALKYGRISTLAISNFLIEQKLVQDTRMSTGKPGIYIAVAAYLDKLSAAGQCELVLGNSEDRVYSNSKTP; the protein is encoded by the coding sequence ATGAAATACGAGATGTCGCTGGAGCAGCGCGATAACATAATGGGAACGCTCACGGAGGAGCAGCGTCATTTTTTGCACCATGAGCTCGTTAGAGGCAGAAGAACGTTGTTCGCACGACAGCTTGCCCGAAAAAAATGCCAGTTCATTCCCGAGGACGCTGAATTCGAGGATATTGAATCGTTTATTGAGGAATGGGACTATATCGGGTTCACCGATAGCGGCGAAGTATCTCCTCATACAAAATGTGAATGCGGCCGTTCCTTGCGCTATCAGCATCAGGTGCTTCATCTCCCTACCAATACGATCCGCTACTTCGGTATCGAGCATTTACAGTTGCATACCGGAATTGATGCGAAAGCCATATCGGATATTATGAAAGGCTTCGACATCCTCGATGGCGAGATGAATGAAATGTTATGCAAATATAGAGATGGCTGGCAGCTCGATCAGCATCTTTTTTTGCCGCTGCCATCTGAGCTTGAAGTACCTGCCGACATTCAAGCACATATCGATGCCAATCTTCCGCTGCTGGAGAGACAGCTGTCCCGTATCCGCAGAAGACTGCATGAACTGGACCTAGCGAGCAGGAAGAAGCGAATAGCAGCCGCTTTAACCTTCTATGATCAATCGTCTTCAGAAGACGAGGAACAGCAAATACCGGAGACCCCGAACCTGCATAGCGACTACCGTTCCGACAAGGACATCATGGAGAACAGCAATCAGCCTGTTGACCCTCCAAACCATTCGCAAGGCTCCTTCGATTTTGGAGATAACGAAGTAACGCAAGGCGTACTCAGCTTTGACAATTCCGATGATGGCCAAGGTGCGTTTGTATTTGATGAAATCGAAAACAGTCAAGGCGCCTTCGTCTTTGATGAGATTGAAGAGAGCCAAGGCGCGTTTGTGTTCGATGAGCCTCCGGTGAACCAAGATGCGTTTGCATTCGAGGAGGCTGGCAAAAAATTAGGTGCTGCCGCAATGCGAGAATCTGAGCTAAGCAGCTCGAATGCCAAAACTTCAAGTCCCTTTTATTTGTCACAGCCGGCTCAGCGTGTCGTTGATGATGCTCTCAAGTACGGACGTATCAGCACATTAGCGATCTCTAACTTCTTAATTGAACAGAAGCTTGTACAAGATACACGAATGTCTACCGGCAAGCCTGGCATCTACATTGCTGTGGCAGCGTATTTGGACAAGCTTTCAGCAGCAGGCCAATGCGAGCTCGTGCTCGGCAATTCCGAGGATCGCGTTTATTCGAATTCGAAGACTCCGTAA
- a CDS encoding pentapeptide repeat-containing protein gives MSSKKEKIEAPKISSELQSLDVPDYEWADEIEISDSIIQDSGVHNQSAYKPCFDRVVFNNVSFRATSLRKAEFTDVRFDNCDLSNIDLSEAVFHRVAFLNCKLLGMDLTGSMLRNVRFEQCVADYAVLRFTNAKGVKFEKSSLAKADMSNMTLANFFLHETNIDQAQLSQTKLGGIDISSCEFNSLGASLEDLRRCIISPAQAITMATIFGLVVNDGT, from the coding sequence ATGTCCAGCAAAAAAGAGAAAATTGAAGCTCCTAAAATATCAAGCGAATTGCAATCTTTAGACGTTCCTGATTACGAATGGGCGGATGAGATTGAGATTAGCGACAGCATCATTCAAGACAGCGGTGTTCATAATCAATCGGCTTATAAGCCTTGTTTTGATCGTGTGGTGTTTAATAACGTATCGTTTCGGGCGACAAGCCTGCGAAAAGCAGAATTTACCGATGTTCGTTTTGACAACTGCGATTTATCAAATATCGATCTAAGTGAAGCGGTATTTCATCGAGTCGCATTCCTTAATTGCAAGCTGCTTGGCATGGATTTGACAGGCTCAATGCTGCGCAACGTAAGGTTCGAGCAATGTGTGGCGGATTATGCGGTACTGCGCTTCACCAATGCCAAAGGCGTTAAATTCGAAAAAAGCTCGTTAGCCAAAGCGGACATGTCCAATATGACATTAGCTAATTTCTTTCTGCATGAAACAAATATTGATCAAGCACAGCTATCCCAGACGAAGCTTGGCGGCATCGATATTAGCAGCTGTGAATTTAACAGCTTAGGCGCTTCGCTAGAGGATTTGCGGCGCTGCATCATCTCGCCTGCACAGGCGATTACAATGGCGACGATTTTTGGGCTTGTTGTGAATGATGGAACATAA
- a CDS encoding DUF4358 domain-containing protein, which translates to MKKRYFAFMLVIALGLVLTACSGSNSNSGANSNTSGNKEEQFVTTKTTKEMVDGMLAKIEQPALAEMTGDMVKQMYYFDPSILEEYTIMSPLMNVKTNEIAVFKVKDAKDIAAVEDGIKKRAADVQKSFETYLPDQYENAKNYKLVAKGNHVFFVISEQADKFVTEFDSFFAKK; encoded by the coding sequence ATGAAAAAAAGATATTTTGCATTTATGCTTGTCATTGCTTTAGGTTTGGTGCTGACGGCATGCTCAGGTTCGAACTCAAATTCAGGAGCTAATTCTAATACATCAGGCAACAAAGAAGAGCAATTCGTAACAACAAAAACGACAAAAGAGATGGTTGACGGCATGTTGGCCAAAATTGAACAACCCGCGCTAGCAGAAATGACAGGCGACATGGTGAAACAAATGTATTACTTCGATCCATCTATTCTGGAAGAATATACAATTATGTCACCATTAATGAATGTTAAAACAAATGAAATAGCTGTTTTCAAAGTGAAGGATGCTAAAGATATTGCTGCTGTTGAGGACGGAATCAAGAAACGTGCTGCGGATGTTCAAAAATCGTTTGAAACTTATTTGCCAGATCAGTACGAAAACGCCAAAAACTACAAGCTTGTAGCGAAAGGCAATCACGTCTTTTTCGTCATTTCTGAACAAGCGGATAAA